Sequence from the [Clostridium] scindens genome:
TCCTCGCGCTCATTGACAACAACGCTGTCAGGATCGTCGACCAGCGCTTTCGCGATAACCTCAACTAATTCTTTCATATCGTGCACCTCCAAAGGCATGTCTTATTTCTCAATGCCAGCTGCTTTAAGAATCTTGCTTACTGCTTCTGTAGGCTGTGCACCATTGCTTAACCACTTCTTAGCTGCTTCCTCGTCAACCTTGATTGCGCTAGGATCACAGTTCGGATCGTAAGTGCCGATCTCATCGATGAACTTGCCATCTCTTGGTGATCTGGAATCAGCAACGATGATTCTATAGAAAGGAGCCTTCTTCTGTCCCATTCTTCTTAATCTGATTTTTACTGCCATAGTATTTCACCTCCATAATATTTTTTCATTATCTATATAACGCGCGTCTGCGCGGTATACCAACTTTAGAACGGCAGGCGGAACTTTCCTTTTCTGCCGCTTTTTCCTACCATCTTCATCATCTTCTTCATCTCGCCGAATTGCTTGACCATCCGGTTGACTTCGCTGATGTCTACCCCTGCTCCTCTTGCAATCCTGTGCTTTCTGGAAGGATTCAGAAGATCCGGATTCCTTCTTTCCTCGGGCGTCATGGAATAGATCATGGCCTCCATCCTTGCCATATTCTTCTCTGCCTGGGCCGTCTGGTCGTCGTCCAGATCCTTCATCTTGCCCATGCCTGCGCCCAGCGCGGGCATCATGCTCATGATACTGCCAAGGCCGCCCATGTTCTTCATCTGCTTTACGCTTTCCAGATAATCTTCAAAATCGAACTGGGCTTTTTTCAATTTCTGGGACATCTGCTTTGCTTTCTCTTCATCGATCTCGGCCTCTGCCTTCTCGATCAGGGTGAGCACGTCTCCCATTCCCAGAATACGGGATGCCATTCGGTCCGGATAGAACTGTTCCAGATCTGAGAGTTTCTCTCCCATACCAACATATAGAATCGGCTTTCCGGTAACTGCCTTTACAGACAGCGCCGCGCCGCCCCTTGTATCGCCGTCAAGCTTGGTGACGATGACTCCGTCTACGCCAATCTTTTCATTAAACTCTTTGGCTACGTTCACCGCGTCCTGGCCTGTCATGGCATCGATCACCAGAATTGTCTGATGGACATTCACCGCGTCCTTGATCTCTGCCAGTTCCGCCATCATGTCTTCATCAATGTGAAGGCGTCCGGCTGTATCCAGGATCACGATCCGGTTGCCGTTCTTCTGCGCATGCTCGAGCGCCGCTTTGGCAATGTTGGCCGGCTTATGGCTCTCGCCCATGGCGAACACTTCCACACCCTGCTTCTCGCCGTTAACCTGCAGCTGCTTGATCGCCGCCGGACGGTATACGTCGCAGGCCACCAGAAGAGGGTTCTTGCCCTTTACCTTATACTTCCCTGCCAGTTTGGCAGTGGTCGTCGTCTTACCAGCGCCCTGAAGGCCCGCCATCATGATAACCGTGATGGCGCTTCCCGGCTGAAGCGCGATCTCCGTAGTCTCGGAGCCCATCAGCTTCACCAGTTCTTCGTTGACGATCTTGATCACCATCTGGCCCGGATTCAGCCCGTTCATCACATCCTGGCCTATGGCCCGCTCCTGAACGTTCTTAATAAAATCCTTAACAACCTTGAAGTTGACGTCCGCCGCAAGCAGCGCCCTCTTGATCTCTTTGAGGGCTTCCTTTACATCATCTTCGGTCAGTCGGCCTTTGCTTCTTAAGTTCTTGAAAATGTTCTGAAGTTTTTCTGTCAAACTGTCAAATGCCATTCTACAACTCCTCTATGATCTCGCCGGATATCCTGCGGATCTTCTCTATAATCTCATGGATATCGCTTTCTTGATATCCATCCAGCAAATCGTCAATCTGCTTCACCTTATCCTTGATCGCCACGAATTTTGCTACCAGCTGCAGCTTATCTTCGTAGTCCTTAAGCGTCTGGTTGCATCTCTTGATCAAGTCATGCACGCCCTGGCGGCTGATACCTGCCTCTTTCGCAATCTCTCCCAAGGATAGGTCTTCCAATACGAACTGTTCATAGATTTCCTTCTGATGCTCGGTCAGAAGTTCTCCATAAAAATCGTATAGCAATGCCTGTTCTAATATCTCATTCATTTTCTCACCTGTGTTATCATATAACAAAAAAATAAGGGTGTCAAGTATTTTTTCTTGACACCCTGAAAATCTTTTTATTAATTGCTTCCGTCTCCGGCTGCATCTTCTTTTTCATTCTTCTTTTTCCAGAAGAAGTATCCTGCGATACCGATCATTGCCAGCAGCGCCGCAAGGATTACGCCCGTCGTAACCGGATGGCTTGCTGCCGCCCCAAGGATTCCTCCTTTTGAGCCGTCGATATTGGCAAGCGGCACATCCTCGTCCTCAGAAGTCACCAGGCCGTTATCGTCTTCATCATCTGTCTGGGTATTGGCAAGCGGCACGCCTTCGTCATTTAAAGTCACCGTTGTGCCTGTGGTCGCATTGGTCAGCACCGTCGCCGTCTGCGTCCCGTCATCCACCAGGTTCTCGGAAGTCACCACATCCTCCTGCGTTACCACGGTATCCACATTCTGCTCATCGTTGACGTCCCTGTAATAGATGGTATAGGTTCTCTGGGCAGAGTAGAAATCATGATTCACTACATCGCTCTGTCCGCTCAGCCTTACATACCGCTTCCCGTTCGCCTCATAATTCTGGGGAGAAGCAACCTGCGCGCTTCCTGCTTCCGCCGTCACGGCAGTCTTATCTGTATAAAGCATGGTATTATCTGATACGCTCATATACTGGATCGTCAGGTCATAGGATGCCGGAAGCTCGCTGCTTTCCTGATGGTAATAAATGTTCTGGATCCGGCTTCCCTGGTTATAGGTGTGGGTATACTCTCTTTCCATCTTGCTGTCCAGAAGATACTTCACTCCGTCCGCTTCAATCTCAGTGGCTGCCTTATAAGCCTCCGTAGTTCCCGCGTCCACCATCTTTACTTCTTCTTTCAGGATCTTGCCTGTCTCGGCATCGATCAGGCGGATTGACCATTCATAAGGCTCTTCCTCGGCATACTTCTGATATCCCACTGTATAGAGACGTTCTTCACCCTTCGGAGCCTGGGTAATGGTCGCATTGCTGACTACTTTGTAATAAGTCTCGCTTCCTGCTTCCTGATTTCTGATTCTGATCGTCTGCGGCGCGTTAAAAACATAGTCGCTGTCTGCATTGGTATCCTGTGTAAAATAGGTGTTTCCAAGGAATGTGACCGGCTTGCCGGCTGCATCCACTTCCCAATATTCTACGGTCACCGTATAAGGTCCCTCTTCCTGCTGTGATACGGAGCGGTAAGAAATCTCGTAATCCAAGACATCATCCATATAACTGATGGTCAGGCTTCCGGTGAGCGTGTCATCAATCTCATATTTGCGTCCGTTTACTTCCAGTTCGCCTGGCAGATCGAAAGTCACCTGACCTTTTCCCTGGTTATAGGCAATGGACTTGGACTGCCTCTTCAGGACATTTCCATATTCATCTACGAATGCGACGGATGCGGACACCGGGCCCGGATCATATGCCACGTAATTGAAACTGTAGTTTTCCGTCCCATATGCCACCGTTCTGGATGCATTCTCTGAGGCTGCCAGCTGCCACTCATTTCCATTTGCGTCTACATAGAAGGAATCGGCAACAAACTCAAAGGAGTCTCCCTGCTGGATTACTCCGGTCTCAACCACCTCGCTTCTTCCTCCCAGGTTGTAGGATACGGTATAGTTATGCTCTCCTGAACTGACTACATAGGCATATTCATTTCCTGAAACATCGCCTGTTACGATCAATTCAAGATATAAAGACTTATCCGCGGTGATCGTCGTGCTCCCGCCTGGCGCAACCTGCTGTTCGGACCCATATCTGGAACCGCCTACCACGTATACGTCGCACCATACGGTCTCGCTGCTTCCATTCGAGATGTAGAAGGCCTGTGATCCGCCGCTCATTCCCCAGCTGGCGCTTACGCCCCCGGCTGCTTTTACTTCCTGTGACGGGAGGCCGATGCCGATAAGCATTGCCAGCACCATAATAAATGCTAATATTCTTTTCTTCATTATTCTTTCCTCCTGTTCGACTTATATGAAAGGTTTTGTAATCTGTTTTATATCTATACCATAATATGGCACCGTCACACCACCGTCACAAAACCTTTCATTTTTATAAAGTCCCGGATTTTTTTACACCCCTTTCTTCTTTTTCCGCTTCCAATACAAGGTTCCTGCCGTCCCGCCGGATGCGGCCAGCAGAAGCGCATACAGCGCCAGATTGGATACGTCGCCGGTTCTTGTTCTTCTGGCTCTTCGCCTTGTCGTCGTCCGCCTTGTGGTCTTTCGTACCACCCGGGTCTGCGGCTTATATATGCCGGCATCCCAGGTAGGATCCTGGGTATCCTCATTCAGATAGAAATGCCTGCTGTAATAAGAATTCCCCTCCGCTCTTCTTGACGCGTCAGAATCCACGGCGTTTCCATTATCCCCGGTTCCCCGGTTATACTTGGTTGCCCGGTAGCCGTCCGGGATATAATAGCGTACCCGGTAATAGCCAGGATTCAGGTCGGCAAACCAGTAATAGCCGTTCTCATCCGTATATGTGGTCCGGATCTCTGACCAGGAACCGTTGTCTCCGGTTCTGCCGGATTCATTATACTCCAGCGATACCTTCACATTCGGCACGCCTTTTTCTCCGTCATCCTGGATTCCATTATAGTCGTCATCATACCAGACGTAATCGCCCAGCGCTGAAAGCACCGGTATGACTCCGCAGTCCCAGGTCATGTCTTCCTCGCCGTAGCCCGGCTTGATATTGGCCGTCACATAGCCTCCTGTCGACTGTGGATTCAGCAGCGTGCCGTCGATAATTCCGGCCTCGTATTTGCCGATGGCATCGGAATCATTGGTGCTGGCTTTATTTCCCTCGGAAACATTGAGCGTAGTCACCTTTCTTGTCGGCTCCAGCGCAAATACGACGCGGTAGTCCTTACTGATCCATTCGCTGCTCTCCAGGTCTTTAAATACATAATATCCAGTCTCGTCGGTTGTCGTCTCTCCCGCATACTGCCATGGGGACTGCTGGTCATCCCGGAACTGCAAGACGACTCTGACGCCCGGGATCGGGGTCTCCGTCCTGTCCTGCAATCCGTTTTTGTTGGCATCTATCCACACATAGTCGCCAATGGCGCTATATTTTCTGGCGCCAGCATCCCAGGTTGTGGAGATGGTCGCCGGATACAGCCGGATCTGCCTGATATATCCAATCCGCCTGTTGGTCACGCCTCCCACCGTAGAAAATTCATTGACATCCGAGTCAATGGTGGAATCATTGGCCGCTTTGGTATCGTATGCGCCGTCATCTCCGTCAGGATCCTGGTTCGCCTGCACTCCCGTATATCCCTCAGGGTACTCGAACCGTACGGCGTAATCCTGATAGGTTCCATCCGGTATCAGCAAATGGTCAAAATAATATCTTCCATCTGCTCCGACTACCGTCTCGGCAATCGGCTCCTTCTCCCGGTTTCCTGACGCGTCAATCTTATACAGCGCCACCTTGGTGCCGCTAAGCGGGATATTCAGGCTGTCAAGATGCAGGTCATTGTAGTCTGCATCGTCAAACACGAACCCGCCCAGAGCGCTGTACTCTACCAGGCCGGCATCCCATCGGTCATCCATGTTATCCTGGATGCCCGCGGCCGTAAGATCGTTCTTCGTGAGCCAGATCGTCCTGGTTCGGCGGATGCGCCCGTTCTCGCCCGCATCTTCCTGTGCATCGGAATCGCTGTTATTCTCGTTGCTGTAATCGGCTTCCTTGCCATCCTCATCGACTTTTAGTACCTTCGTAAAATCGTACTGATAGGTATAGCCGGAGGCATTGGTCTCATGCGTGAGCGTGGAGGTATCGAATTCTACGACATAATACCCCTGGAGCAAGCCGTCAAATTGGTAATGGCCCTCTTTGTCCGTTACTGTACTGGCAATTGGAGCATCGCCGTCCTGCACGCGTCCATCCTTGCCTTCCACTTTATACAGCCTTACAGAGACTCCTTCCACGCCTTTTTCATTGTCGTCCTGGACTCCATTGCTATTGGTATCCTTCCATACATAATCGCCGATGGCGTAGGCGTTTACAAGGCCGGCGTCGATGTCCGTGCGTTTCTCTCCGTGAAGCTTGCCGGTATCCGGATCTCGGCTTACCCACAGTTCAACCGGATCGGTGGTGCCGTCCGGGTTCACATTCGAATCCTTCTCATCCCTCTCATTGCCGTTTGCATATTTGGCCGTCGGCGTATATTTGGAGCCGTCCGGCAGCACGAATTCTACATAGTAGGAATAAAATTCATTTCCTATATAATTGTCTGGATTGGTCTGATCCGTCTTGCCGCTTTCCAGATAATTGCACGGCAGATCGGTAAACTCATAGTAGCCTTTTCCTGCCCCTTCCTTCGACCGGGTCTCAGTGGTCTTTAGGACCACGTCTCTGGACTGGATCTGTCCATTCGCCCGGTAGGTGATCCTCTGGTGCAACTTGACTGTGATGCCGTTCAGACCGGGATCATATGGATTGCCTTCTAGATCCTTGGTATCATTCTGGATGCCATCCTGGTTGGCGTCAAACCATACATAGTCGCCGATGCTGCCTGTCGGAAGGTTCAGCGTACAGATGACCTTGTTTGGCTCAGTCCTGTTCTCGGACGGAATAGCATCCCCGGCTGCTCCTTTGAGAATTACAGCAGAAGCAGCGGAATTCGCCATAATCTTTCCATTATACTCGCTCATCTGCTCCACCGTGTACTCAGGAGCATTCATCACCAGCACCACCTCATAGGAGTCTCCTGGCTGAAGGCCTTTCTCCCCGAATGTCACATTCACGCCCACGGCGGAGATATTGCGCTCCTGGGGCTTCACTGTGGACCAGCCGTCGGACCATGCTGATCCGTCAGTCCCCGCACTGTAAAGCATCTTAAGCGCCCCATCCGCTTCGTCGGTTCCCGGCGCCTTTCCCTGCCAGCTGTTTGCATAGGCATCCGGCTCTGCGTAATAATACACGGTAGGCTCTGCCTGCACCGCTTCGCCGTTTACGCCTCCGGATGTCCCGGCTGCCTCCACGCTTGCCAGCGTCATCTCGTCATGGGATGCGTCAGATGCCGGCGTAGTCGTGCCTCTGTCCGTACCGGTCAGCGTCATCCGGTCTCCGTTAAACGGAAGGATGTCTGTCAGGCGAATCTCTGATAAAGTGTTGCTCGAATTGTTATAAAGCGTCAGTTTGTAGTAAACCTGATCGCCCGCGTTCACGCTGACATTGCTTCCCCAAAGGCTGCGGTCCGTGGATATCTCCTTTAAAAGCTGGACGCTTGTGGCGCTGGACACCGTCGCCTGGGCTGGCTGGTTCAGATATTCCAGTTCTTTGTCTACCGCAGCGTCAATGACCGGCTCTTCGGTAACCATGCTGTTCTCGGCTGCCGGCTTATAACTCAGGCCTTTCTCATTCTCCACCGTCGGCGGAAGCGTATAATTGCTGCTCAGGTAGGCTGGACAGATCAGTGCGTTTAAGTCTGTCTTCTGCGCGTAAGAGATCGTTCCGGTAAAGTCAATGAATATCTGCTCTCCTTCGCCCAGTTCGAAGTTCTTGAATACAAACGTATACTGCTTCGTCGTCCGGCTCTCATCTTCCACGTAATTCCCATCTGCATCAATTGAGACATAAGGATGCACGTCGCTTGCCACGATATCGAAGCTTGTAGACGGAATCGTGATCAGCTGGCCGTCCCGGTTCCGGTAATATACGCTGAATCCGCTGGATAGCTGGGAAGTGCTCTGTACCAGCGTCGTGTCCGCTGGCATGCGGACGGATATCACTGGTTCCTTGAATACCTCTTCCTGATTCTCCACATCCACATTTTCCGCCATCACCTGATACTTGATATCTTCTCCGGAAAAGAATCCGCTGGCTTTCTGGTTCTGGATCGTGTTCGTGATCCGTACTTCCGGGATCTTCTCAATATAGGACGGGATCTGGGCAAACACGATCTGGGAATTTTGGCTTCCCATATGCGCGCCCGTCTCCAGCGGATCGCCGTTTTCATCCAGCTGGCTGTCTTTCCATGCGATGCTGGCCTGGTTGCTGATCTGGCGGAGTTCATTGATCTCCCGGCTGGACCATGAACGGTTCAGGAAGGTCGTATGAATCACCAGTCCCTCGCTGTAAAATCCGGCCAGTACATTGGTATACTCTACCTTGACGCCGATCACATGCTCGCCTTCATCGAATTCAACCTTCACGCCGTCTTGCGGACTCAGGTCCTCAATCACCTTATATGGCTCTGCCGGCCACTCATCCTGCTCTTTCTGCGCCAGCGTCGTCTGTACGTATACTTTCGCGCCAACCGTCTGTTCCTTGATCCCATCATTGTATGGGCTGTCATTCCAGGAATGCCCCAGCGTAACGCTGTTCATCCGGTAATCCTTGATCACCGAACTTCCCGGATCCGTCGTCACGTCCATCTCTTTATAATCGGTTCCTGCCATTTCTTTCGTGGCCTTGCTGTACAGCTTTATGTCGTTGTCCGTGACCACGAATTCACTGGCGCCCACTTCATTGCTGCCATCCGCATAGCCATCCACCTTGAAGTTTACAGGATAGTCGTACCCTTCCTCCATCAGGCTCTGGCCGGATGTCACCGGCGCATCTTTCTTGTAGCCCTCGTCATCATCGCTGATCTCTTTTTCAATCTTTGCCTGGAATCCCTGTACCTCATCCGCCTTTTTATTGGTGAACGCGACGAGGTTTACGTCTGCTTCCGGCACATGGTTCGGCCAAACGGTCACCATCTGCTCCAGGTCATAGAATCTGTCATCCAGCGTATAGCCTGCCGGTGCTTTGACTTCCACCACCTTGTACGTGGTTCCCTTGGCATCTGCCTTTAGAAGGCCGGACAAAGTCCCGTCTGCCGAATCCGTGGTGGTCACCGTCATCTGCGTATCCACCCACGTATCCCCGCTCTTCTTATAGATCTTAAACTCTGCTCCTGCCAGGATGTTTCCATCTTTATCCGTCTTTTTCACCCGGATTCTGCCGGCAGCGGATGCGTCCAGCATGGAGGCCTCTTCCACGAGGAGACCCGGGTCCTGCTTAATGGCATTGATTGTAAGCCCTGCGGTCACCGTAACTTCTACGGCTTCCTCCATCACTTGATATCCTGCCGCTTCCACCGTTCCCTGGCCATCCTGGGTTTCTTTGATATAGTAAGTGCCCGGCGCAAGATCCTCCCATGCGCACAGCCCCTGTGCATCCGTAGTCCTTAAGGAGTTTCCTCCCAGGGCTTCCGCCTTGCATGCCTCATCCGTATACAGACGGAAGGTGGCGCCTTCCAGTTTCTCATCTTCAGCGTCAATCTGCCCGTTATGGTTGGTATCTCCGTACTTGGTGAACCGAATGCTGCCATTCGGACTGTTGTGCGCCTTCAGAGACAGGGTTTTTCCTGCATTCTCTTCATTGATCGTAAACTTGATCTCTTCCTGGGACGGAGCACAGTAGATGGTATGGCTTATATTGTTTTCCGTATAGGTATAATACGGCTTTGACTGCTGCAGATCTTCCTGGATCATATAGTCGCCGTAAGGCAGGTACCAGGACGTGTAGCCGTTCTGGGACACCTCGAAGGTATCCTTCTGGGTACTGCCGCCTTCATAGAGTTTCCATGTCCCGTCCGCTTCCTTTTGGTAGAGTTTGAATACCGCGCCGCTTAACGCCGTCAGATTCCCCTCCGGCTCGCTGGCATTGCCATCATACTTCTTAAGCAGGAAGCGTCCGCTCTGGGCTCCATTCATAATGGCTGCCCCAGAAGAGGTATATCCTCCCTGAGCGTCTTTTGTATCATAGGCTGTGACAATCTGGTTATCCTTTACCTCGAACCAGTAGAGCGTATCGCTAAGTCCATAGCCTGCCGGTGCTTCCGCCTCTTTTACTACGTACCATCCGGCATCCAGAGGAACGCTTAACGCCGTTCCGTCCGCGCCGGTAACCAGGGTTGCGCAAGACTCGCCGCTTGGGCTGTCTCCACGTTCTTCCACCGCATAGATCTCGAACTTCGCTCCCTCCAGCCTCTCAATGCCGGTAATACCGCTGGCATCCGTCCATGCGCCTTCTTTTGTTATGCTAATCTTGCCTTTTCGGTCATTTGCGATCGGGCTATCCAGCGTTGCCACCGTCTGATCCTTGTCGTAGGATATGGTTACCGGGTAGATGGTCTCATTCATCAGATATGCTTCTCCGCTTACCTCCGGTGCCTTCAGTTCCTTGACATAGAAGGTACGGGAAGATACTGCCTTTCCATCCCCGTCTTCCAGAAGCAGTTTTTCAAAGACAGCGACCGCCTTCTGGCTGTTGCCGCTTTCTTGAATCGTTGTCGTGCTCTTTCGCTCGGATGGCGTATTCTCCAAGGTTCCCTTCTCTGCCGCCTCTTCGGAATCGTAAAGTCCGAAAATGGCTCCCGCAAGCGGCGAGTGATCCGCTGCCGCCACCTTTTCAATCTGGACAGTGAAATACTTCTTATTTGCAATCTGCCCCTGAGCTTCATTGCTATAATCCGCAAGCGTTTGCCCGGTTACGGCATAGGGGCCATAGTAGACATCTGCAGGCGTTTCATAGCCGGATGGGGACTGGGTTTCCTTGAGATAATATTCCCCTTGCGGAAGCAGTCCGGTTACCACCGTGCCATCAGCGCTGGTGGTCAGTATTGTGTTGGAATACTTCTTATAAGAGCCGTCCGCTTTCTTTGTGTAGATCTGGAATTTTGCGCCGGACAGGCCGGTTCCATCATTCGCGTCTACCTTCTTAATCTTGAATCTTCCATAAGAAGACTCATTGATAATCCTCTGATCGCCGGTCAGTTCCAGCGTCTTGCCTATTTCTACCGTAATGGGCATTGCTGATTCCACACCTCCGGCCTGGTACTCCGGCGCGTTATTCCCGACGCTGCTTTCAACCAGCCAGTAGTTGCCTGCATCCAGTTCCCAGTTAGTTATATTTCCTCCTGAGGTTACCTTTGTGTCAATATAGTTCTCTTTGACGCAATCGGCTTTCTTATCGTCAGACACTCTTTTGTATAGTTTGAATTCTACATTGGAAAGCGGCCG
This genomic interval carries:
- the ffh gene encoding signal recognition particle protein gives rise to the protein MAFDSLTEKLQNIFKNLRSKGRLTEDDVKEALKEIKRALLAADVNFKVVKDFIKNVQERAIGQDVMNGLNPGQMVIKIVNEELVKLMGSETTEIALQPGSAITVIMMAGLQGAGKTTTTAKLAGKYKVKGKNPLLVACDVYRPAAIKQLQVNGEKQGVEVFAMGESHKPANIAKAALEHAQKNGNRIVILDTAGRLHIDEDMMAELAEIKDAVNVHQTILVIDAMTGQDAVNVAKEFNEKIGVDGVIVTKLDGDTRGGAALSVKAVTGKPILYVGMGEKLSDLEQFYPDRMASRILGMGDVLTLIEKAEAEIDEEKAKQMSQKLKKAQFDFEDYLESVKQMKNMGGLGSIMSMMPALGAGMGKMKDLDDDQTAQAEKNMARMEAMIYSMTPEERRNPDLLNPSRKHRIARGAGVDISEVNRMVKQFGEMKKMMKMVGKSGRKGKFRLPF
- the rpsP gene encoding 30S ribosomal protein S16, with amino-acid sequence MAVKIRLRRMGQKKAPFYRIIVADSRSPRDGKFIDEIGTYDPNCDPSAIKVDEEAAKKWLSNGAQPTEAVSKILKAAGIEK
- the ylxM gene encoding YlxM family DNA-binding protein — its product is MNEILEQALLYDFYGELLTEHQKEIYEQFVLEDLSLGEIAKEAGISRQGVHDLIKRCNQTLKDYEDKLQLVAKFVAIKDKVKQIDDLLDGYQESDIHEIIEKIRRISGEIIEEL